A portion of the Calothrix sp. 336/3 genome contains these proteins:
- a CDS encoding Ig-like domain-containing protein has product MTSRTSIQPLDRIAIALILLLTLAIGLVISQGDAVKASVRSFSWQNQQIGADDTSFTLTFSRPMETKTVEENIKLDPPLAGKISWAGRRMVYTLLTPAPYGTNYKVQLENAKDKFSAKEGINRVIQPFSGTFKTRDRALLYISSAPQEQGQLVLYNLTQGQQKVLTPKDLVVMDFIPFPDGKKILFSARTTKNQDILSAQLYTVTTGVYTDEGKEAIAAGKVDLVLDSKDYQNLKFDLSPDGKTIVVQRGNKSNPGDFGLWMLPSDTSNSREPQKPTPVKSKPGGDFMITPDSQAVAVAQGEGTAILALQKDAEKPLDFLPQFGLVQAFTRDGTQAAMVKFNTDYTRDLFLVTNQGTQKQLLKTTGSILSCQFDIASPTLYCLVTQLLPGQTYQEQPYLVAIDTKTAQQKPLIVLPAEQRNVQMNLSPDGLGLLFDQVVPQTSPSPTPNSQILTTEDGQAIASSSLWLMPLTPIADPEAAADIKPQKLPLVGFHPRWLP; this is encoded by the coding sequence ATGACAAGTAGAACTTCGATTCAACCTTTAGACAGAATTGCGATCGCCTTAATTTTACTCCTAACTCTGGCGATTGGTTTAGTCATATCCCAGGGTGATGCAGTTAAAGCTAGTGTACGTAGCTTTAGTTGGCAAAATCAACAAATTGGTGCAGATGATACATCCTTTACGCTCACCTTTAGTCGTCCGATGGAGACGAAAACAGTAGAGGAAAATATTAAACTTGACCCACCTCTGGCAGGTAAAATTAGCTGGGCTGGACGGCGGATGGTGTATACTTTGCTGACACCTGCACCCTATGGCACTAACTACAAAGTGCAGCTGGAAAATGCTAAAGATAAATTTTCTGCCAAAGAGGGAATTAACCGAGTTATTCAACCTTTTAGCGGTACATTTAAAACCCGCGATCGCGCTCTCCTTTACATCAGTTCCGCACCCCAAGAACAAGGACAACTAGTATTATATAATTTGACTCAAGGGCAACAAAAGGTACTTACCCCTAAAGACTTGGTAGTCATGGATTTTATCCCCTTTCCTGATGGTAAGAAAATCCTCTTTTCTGCCCGGACTACTAAAAATCAAGATATTTTATCTGCTCAATTATATACAGTTACTACAGGTGTTTACACGGATGAAGGCAAAGAGGCGATCGCTGCGGGTAAGGTAGATTTAGTCCTAGATAGTAAGGATTACCAAAACCTCAAATTTGACCTTTCCCCAGACGGTAAAACTATCGTTGTACAACGTGGTAATAAATCTAACCCCGGTGACTTTGGCTTGTGGATGCTACCCTCTGATACCAGCAATTCCCGTGAACCACAGAAACCCACACCTGTAAAAAGTAAGCCCGGTGGTGATTTTATGATCACACCCGATAGCCAAGCTGTGGCAGTTGCCCAAGGTGAAGGAACCGCGATTTTAGCCTTACAAAAAGATGCCGAAAAGCCCCTAGATTTTCTGCCTCAATTCGGCTTAGTGCAAGCTTTTACACGGGATGGCACTCAAGCAGCTATGGTCAAATTTAATACTGACTACACCCGCGACTTATTCCTTGTTACTAACCAAGGGACGCAGAAACAACTACTTAAAACCACTGGTTCGATTTTAAGCTGTCAGTTTGATATTGCTTCTCCGACTCTTTACTGTCTAGTCACCCAGCTATTACCAGGACAAACCTACCAAGAGCAACCCTATTTAGTGGCAATTGATACCAAGACAGCACAGCAAAAACCATTGATTGTCCTCCCCGCAGAGCAACGTAATGTCCAAATGAACTTATCCCCCGACGGTTTGGGTTTACTATTTGATCAAGTGGTACCTCAAACATCACCTTCCCCCACACCCAACAGTCAAATTTTGACAACAGAAGATGGACAGGCGATCGCTAGTAGTAGTCTATGGTTAATGCCACTCACACCCATTGCAGATCCAGAAGCGGCAGCAGATATTAAACCACAAAAACTACCCCTTGTGGGCTTCCATCCCCGGTGGTTGCCATAG
- a CDS encoding ATP-binding protein, translating to MIQNWVADILPPTFSEICNEDLDLESTLKELPLYNFQLESTCSGRLLAEFFDKYPFLPGVILVEEGNYLGMLSRCRLLEFMIRPYGKELFLNKPLSIIYSYSRTPILQLSEKTKILTAMQFALRRSPELSLEPIVVKTASNNYKILSIPELNTASWQIRGIETQVRFERSQAQMLRNERMVSLGRLVDGIAHEILDPVSFIWGNLTYVDNYSQDLLKLINTYEQEIPNKTNRINHLKEEIEFDFLEADLSQALASIRKGADRLKKLVTSLQNFCHIDEVHPKPGDIHACIDNIILLINSRIKGEIQIICDYGHLPPVYCFMGQLHQVFMNILSLAVDILLDDAVRKQFNSEIKCSPVQPCIQITTSVISQGLSSTNNSDSRWVSIRISDNSRGMSDELKEKIINSFSTQNTVDKENSLAMSYRIITGRHGGKLNFSSQLDTGTEFEILLPLCN from the coding sequence GTGATACAAAATTGGGTTGCTGATATTTTACCGCCGACATTCTCCGAGATTTGTAACGAAGACTTAGATTTGGAATCTACCCTTAAAGAACTACCTTTATATAATTTCCAGCTAGAAAGTACTTGTAGTGGTAGGTTGTTGGCTGAATTTTTTGATAAATATCCTTTTTTACCAGGAGTTATCTTAGTCGAGGAAGGTAATTATCTGGGTATGCTGTCTCGGTGTCGCTTGCTGGAATTTATGATTCGCCCCTACGGGAAAGAGTTATTTTTAAACAAGCCTCTCAGTATTATCTACAGTTATTCCCGAACTCCGATTTTGCAGTTATCTGAAAAAACAAAAATCTTAACAGCGATGCAATTTGCCCTCAGGCGATCGCCAGAACTGTCTTTAGAACCAATAGTGGTCAAAACCGCTTCCAACAACTATAAAATCTTATCTATACCGGAATTAAACACCGCCTCTTGGCAAATCCGTGGTATTGAAACTCAAGTTCGTTTTGAACGCAGTCAAGCCCAAATGTTACGCAATGAGCGTATGGTTAGTCTAGGACGTTTAGTAGATGGTATTGCTCACGAAATTTTAGACCCAGTGAGTTTTATTTGGGGTAATTTAACCTACGTTGATAATTACAGTCAAGACTTACTCAAACTTATTAATACTTACGAACAAGAAATACCTAATAAAACGAATAGAATTAATCATCTTAAAGAAGAAATAGAATTTGATTTTCTCGAAGCAGATTTATCACAAGCACTAGCTAGTATTCGTAAAGGTGCAGACCGATTGAAAAAACTTGTTACTAGTTTACAAAACTTTTGCCACATTGATGAAGTTCATCCCAAACCTGGAGATATCCATGCTTGCATAGATAATATTATATTATTAATTAATAGTCGAATTAAAGGGGAAATCCAAATTATTTGTGATTACGGTCATTTGCCACCTGTCTATTGTTTCATGGGGCAATTACACCAAGTATTTATGAATATTTTGAGTTTAGCTGTTGATATTTTACTCGACGATGCAGTCCGTAAACAATTCAATTCCGAAATAAAATGTTCACCAGTTCAACCTTGTATTCAAATTACGACTTCTGTCATTTCTCAAGGTTTATCTAGCACTAATAATTCCGATAGTCGTTGGGTTTCTATTCGTATTAGCGATAACAGTCGAGGAATGTCTGATGAGTTAAAGGAAAAAATCATTAATTCTTTTTCCACTCAAAACACTGTCGATAAAGAAAATAGTTTAGCAATGAGTTATCGAATTATCACAGGTAGGCATGGAGGAAAACTCAATTTTTCTTCTCAATTAGATACAGGAACAGAATTTGAAATTTTATTACCATTATGCAATTAA
- a CDS encoding TIGR03943 family protein, translating into MTAIPRPKSQFPQRFLPWLDVLAITAWGILLLKYFFTGKLNLLIHPNYFWLVNVAAIGLLIVSFFKTKQLLKKRRVDNLPNVQHLAVFPPGWGSTLLIITAILGFIISPQVFASDKALKRDVSDLLGSTRVKPQAFRTSVRPEERSLVDWVRTLNVYPEPDAYTGQKAKVQGFVIHPSDLTKEYLFLARFVLTCCAADAYPIGLPVKLGTTREEYPADTWLEIEGKMTTETLNGKRQLTISPTSIKKIDQPKTPYSY; encoded by the coding sequence ATGACGGCTATCCCTCGACCTAAATCTCAATTTCCCCAGCGATTCCTACCTTGGCTAGATGTATTAGCAATTACGGCTTGGGGTATTCTACTTTTAAAGTACTTTTTCACTGGTAAGCTAAATCTCCTAATTCACCCTAATTATTTTTGGTTAGTTAATGTTGCAGCGATTGGCTTACTAATTGTCAGCTTTTTCAAAACCAAGCAACTATTAAAAAAACGTCGTGTCGATAATCTTCCGAATGTTCAGCATTTGGCAGTATTTCCTCCTGGTTGGGGCAGTACTTTACTCATAATCACAGCAATTTTAGGGTTTATTATTTCCCCCCAAGTCTTTGCCAGTGATAAAGCATTAAAAAGAGATGTCAGTGACTTGTTAGGTTCTACCCGCGTCAAACCCCAAGCATTTCGGACTTCTGTGCGTCCAGAAGAGCGATCGCTGGTAGATTGGGTACGGACTTTAAATGTTTATCCAGAACCCGATGCTTATACCGGACAAAAAGCCAAAGTCCAAGGTTTTGTGATTCATCCATCAGACTTAACCAAGGAATATCTGTTTTTAGCACGTTTTGTCCTGACTTGTTGCGCTGCGGATGCTTATCCTATTGGTTTACCCGTAAAACTGGGAACGACAAGGGAAGAATATCCCGCAGATACCTGGTTAGAAATTGAAGGGAAAATGACTACAGAAACTCTCAATGGGAAACGGCAACTGACTATTTCTCCTACTTCTATCAAGAAAATTGACCAACCGAAAACCCCCTATTCTTATTAA
- a CDS encoding NAD(P)/FAD-dependent oxidoreductase, which yields MREILYLEVPTPDTDCVLRWLQTEFAPVNGEKVQTPDGFRLRTRKNTQQLGVIPEEVELSLFIWSVQRSTYLKVFRWGNQPFPQEKQILQGLTTAIKHRFPNRYPAPPQIDLSQQSIFTALAADYPLTVKYFQRIPNGEYDLQRVYWWEQRWREGVKNPQKPKQVLFNHPGESGSITQNPPTYDLIYIGGALGVIHAAVMAQLGYKVLLVERLPFGRMNREWNISRDEIQSLINLGLLTTAELESIIAREYQDGFNKFFDGNNPPHLKAPVLHTPTVLNIGLDSEKLLQLCGQKLRNAGGDIFDETEFIQADIYHTQIKISVKYLKTGETTQVTGRLLVDAMGTASPIAWQLNGDRAFDSVCPTVGAVIEKGFAPGVWDSQYGDVLNSHGDISRGRQLIWELFPGADEELTFYLFHYHQVHPENPGSLLEMYEDFFAILPEYRRCDMDKLVWKKATFGYIPGHFSSSDRTVAVDRLVAIGDAASLQSPLVFTGFGSLVRNLERLTQLLDTALKHDLLQFKHLNQIRASQSNIAVTWMFSKGMMVPTGKTLAPERINAMLNNFFGLLAGEPQEIADDFIKDRFNWLTFNRLALKAAKNNPALLLWIWQLTGTQDLWRWLGNYLDFTRHTLVMALLNGWFPAFITKVQPWLEQHNPALWLKLLTINYALITGKGKPQNLEIKQLKKVPISKPVVNSR from the coding sequence ATGCGAGAGATACTTTATTTAGAGGTTCCGACTCCAGATACAGATTGTGTTCTGCGCTGGTTACAAACCGAGTTTGCACCGGTAAATGGGGAAAAAGTGCAGACACCGGATGGTTTTCGTCTGAGAACGAGAAAAAATACACAGCAGTTGGGTGTAATTCCGGAAGAAGTCGAACTTTCTCTATTTATTTGGTCTGTCCAGCGTAGCACCTACTTAAAAGTTTTTCGTTGGGGAAATCAACCCTTTCCCCAGGAGAAACAAATTCTGCAAGGCTTGACTACTGCCATCAAACACCGCTTTCCCAATCGTTATCCGGCTCCACCCCAGATAGATTTATCACAACAATCTATTTTTACCGCTCTTGCTGCCGATTATCCTCTCACGGTCAAATATTTTCAGAGAATACCAAATGGAGAGTACGATCTACAACGAGTGTACTGGTGGGAACAGCGTTGGCGTGAAGGGGTAAAAAACCCGCAAAAACCGAAGCAAGTATTATTTAATCACCCTGGAGAATCGGGAAGCATTACCCAAAATCCTCCCACCTACGATCTGATTTATATTGGTGGTGCCCTCGGTGTCATCCATGCTGCGGTGATGGCACAGTTAGGCTATAAGGTTCTGTTGGTGGAACGATTGCCCTTTGGACGAATGAACCGGGAATGGAACATTTCTCGTGATGAAATCCAAAGTTTGATAAATTTGGGGTTACTGACGACGGCAGAACTGGAGTCAATTATTGCTAGGGAGTATCAAGACGGCTTCAATAAGTTTTTTGATGGTAATAATCCTCCCCACCTGAAAGCTCCAGTTTTACATACGCCAACAGTTCTCAATATAGGCTTAGATTCAGAGAAGTTACTGCAACTCTGTGGACAAAAATTGCGAAATGCTGGCGGAGACATTTTTGACGAAACAGAATTTATTCAGGCAGATATTTATCATACACAAATTAAAATATCTGTCAAGTACCTCAAAACTGGTGAGACAACACAAGTTACTGGACGATTGTTAGTCGATGCCATGGGAACAGCTTCTCCGATTGCTTGGCAATTGAATGGCGATCGCGCATTTGATAGTGTTTGTCCTACGGTGGGGGCAGTAATTGAGAAAGGTTTTGCTCCAGGGGTGTGGGATTCTCAGTACGGAGATGTTCTCAACAGTCACGGTGATATCTCACGAGGGCGGCAATTAATTTGGGAATTATTTCCTGGTGCGGATGAAGAGTTGACATTTTATCTGTTCCACTATCACCAAGTTCACCCCGAAAATCCTGGTTCTTTGCTGGAAATGTATGAAGACTTCTTCGCCATTTTGCCAGAGTATCGTCGTTGCGATATGGATAAATTGGTGTGGAAGAAAGCCACCTTTGGTTACATACCTGGACATTTCAGCAGTAGCGATCGCACCGTCGCTGTTGACAGGTTAGTTGCCATTGGAGATGCGGCTTCTCTCCAGTCACCCCTAGTATTCACTGGTTTTGGCTCCCTAGTAAGGAACCTAGAACGTCTGACGCAATTGCTCGACACTGCCCTGAAACACGATTTACTGCAATTTAAGCATCTCAACCAAATTCGTGCCTCCCAGAGCAATATAGCAGTCACCTGGATGTTTTCTAAGGGTATGATGGTTCCCACAGGCAAAACTCTTGCCCCAGAGCGTATCAATGCCATGCTGAACAACTTTTTTGGACTATTGGCAGGAGAACCCCAGGAAATTGCCGATGACTTTATTAAAGATAGATTTAACTGGTTGACTTTTAATCGTCTAGCTCTGAAAGCAGCCAAAAACAACCCTGCCCTACTTTTATGGATTTGGCAACTCACAGGTACTCAAGATTTATGGCGTTGGCTAGGAAATTATCTAGATTTTACCCGTCATACCCTGGTAATGGCACTACTCAACGGTTGGTTTCCAGCTTTTATTACCAAAGTACAACCCTGGTTAGAACAGCATAACCCTGCACTTTGGTTAAAGTTACTGACAATTAACTATGCTCTGATTACAGGTAAGGGAAAACCCCAAAATCTGGAAATCAAGCAACTCAAAAAAGTGCCAATATCCAAACCTGTAGTTAATAGTCGATAA
- a CDS encoding permease, translating to MNQLHNGFTLFLSLLVEAIPFLLLGVLFSSFLMFFIDERKLVAVMPKNPLLGAFVGSLVGFLFPVCECGNVPVARRMLMQGVPTPVAIGFLLAAPTINPIVIWSTWIAFRDQPEIVVLRVVFSLMIATIIGFVFSFQKDLSKIVQPAIARYLKYNPPSVTDKKGRSYNNSASQTGTSSLLQSGTYFLGGKGTQQIVDANALQAEMMVSVAHKPMADKWRLLLENVIQELRELGAVMVIGSAIAAAIQVFAPRDLILSLGAGPISSISTMLMLAVVVSICSTVDSFFALSFASTFTSGSLLAFLVFGPMVDIKGIGLMLSIFKPKALIYLFLIAAQLTFLLTLIMNLHFI from the coding sequence ATGAATCAACTGCACAATGGTTTTACCCTATTTCTCAGTTTGCTAGTCGAAGCAATTCCATTTTTGCTACTGGGAGTATTGTTTTCTAGTTTCCTAATGTTTTTCATTGATGAACGGAAACTAGTGGCTGTAATGCCAAAGAATCCGCTTTTGGGTGCATTTGTAGGAAGTTTAGTCGGGTTTTTGTTTCCGGTGTGCGAATGTGGTAATGTACCTGTGGCAAGAAGAATGTTGATGCAGGGAGTCCCAACACCAGTAGCAATTGGCTTTTTACTAGCAGCACCAACGATAAATCCTATCGTGATTTGGTCTACCTGGATAGCTTTTCGGGATCAGCCAGAAATTGTCGTTCTACGTGTAGTATTTTCCCTGATGATTGCGACGATTATTGGTTTTGTCTTCAGTTTTCAAAAGGACTTAAGCAAGATTGTCCAACCAGCGATCGCCCGCTACTTAAAATATAATCCCCCTAGTGTCACAGACAAAAAAGGTCGTTCCTATAATAATTCTGCATCTCAAACTGGCACCTCATCGTTATTGCAGTCAGGGACATATTTTCTGGGTGGCAAAGGAACACAGCAAATCGTCGATGCTAACGCATTACAAGCAGAGATGATGGTATCGGTTGCTCACAAACCTATGGCTGATAAATGGCGGTTATTACTAGAAAACGTAATTCAGGAATTGCGAGAATTAGGAGCGGTGATGGTAATTGGTAGTGCGATCGCTGCTGCAATTCAAGTATTCGCACCTCGTGATTTAATTTTGAGCTTGGGTGCTGGTCCGATTAGTTCTATTTCTACTATGCTAATGCTGGCGGTAGTTGTTTCCATTTGTTCTACCGTTGATTCCTTTTTTGCCCTATCCTTTGCCTCAACTTTTACTAGTGGTTCTCTCTTAGCATTTCTCGTTTTTGGACCCATGGTAGACATTAAAGGTATTGGGTTAATGCTCTCAATTTTCAAGCCGAAAGCACTAATTTATCTATTTCTAATCGCCGCACAATTAACTTTTCTTTTGACTTTAATCATGAATCTGCATTTTATTTAG